The Flavobacterium commune genome contains the following window.
TCTTACCCGACTGACGCGCAATCATTCCTTTGGCAACCAATTTAGACATGATAAATGGTCCCACTAAATCTACGTCAATTACTTTACGGAAATCAGAAACCGGCATATCGATAGCTAAAACACGTAAAATAATTCCGGCATTGTTAACCAAAATATCAATTTTACCATGATTGGCTACCATGGCAGCCACTTGCTTTTCGGCTTCTACCTCATCAGTTACATCAAAAACATAGCCTGTAGCTGTAAAACCTGATTTTCTATAGTGCTCAATAGCCACATCCAAAGGTTCCTGAACATTATTGGTAATGATTAATTCTGCTCCGGCTTTGGCTAATCCTTCAGCCATTGCCATTCCTAATCCGTGAATTCCTCCTGTTATTAACGCTGTTTTACCTTCAAGGTTAAATAAATTCATTTTGTTCTACTTTAAAATTATTTTGATTACGATTTAATTCACTTTGTGTCGAAAGACTTTCTGATAATTCTTCCAGGGTTCTTCCTTTGGTTTCCGGCATTTTAAAGAAAACCCAAAGCAATTGCCAAACCATCATCAGACAAAAAATACTAAAAACGGTTGTTGCTCCAATTTCTTTAAACAAAAACGGAATAAAAGAAGGAATCAAGGCTGCCAAAACCCAATGAACGGATGTTCCAAAAGAAGTTCCTGCTGCTCTGAGTTTGTTAGGAAATAATTCGGAAATAAATACCCAAATTACTGACCCCTGACCTACAGCATGTGATGCTATGAATAAAAAGAAAAATAACGGTACAGCCATCCCTTTCCATTCAAAATAAAAAGCCATAGTTACTAATCCTAAAGAAATCACATATCCAACAGAACCTAAATACATCAGGGTCTTTCTTCCATATTTGTCAATCAATGAAATTCCAATCAGCGTAAAAATTAGGTTTACTACGCCAATCCCGATGCTACTGAAAAAAGAAGCCGATTTTTCAAGACCCGCCAATTCAAAAATACGCGGCGCATAGTATAAGAAAGCATTAATTCCTGAAAACTGATTGAATAAGGCAATAAAGAAAGCTAATAACAATGGCTTTCTATATTTTTTCATAAAAATAGACTCATCGAGTACTTCATGCTGTTTTTCATTTTCCATTGCTGCAATTTCTGATGCTACTTCTTCATCTGAATTGACTTGTTTTAAAATAGCAATCGCTTTTTCACGGTCTTTTTTATACTCAAAAATCCAACGCGGACTTTCCGGAATTCCGAAAACCAATAAAGTATATATTAAAGCCGGAGCAGATTGTACTCCTAACATCCATCGCCAGGAATTCTCGCCAATATCCTGTAATAAATAATTCGATAGAAAAGCTATCAAAATACCAAATACGATATTGAACTGATACAATGCAACTAATTTCCCTCTGTCTTTTGCCGGAGCAATCTCAGAAACATAAGTTGGTGCTGCAATAGTTGAAGCTCCAATTCCAAGTCCTCCTAAAAATCGGAAAATTGAAAAAACAACAGCATCATTTGCAAAAGCAGTTCCTACAGCCGAAAGAAAGAACAAAACACCTATTAATACTAATGTTTTCTTTCTTCCTAAAATATTGGTAGGAATAGCTCCAAAAACAGCTCCAATTACTGTTCCCCAAAGTGCCGAAGACATAACCACCAATCCATGGTACAAATCTGAAGATCCCCATAATTGCTGCAATTGTTTGTCGGCTCCCGAAATGACTACGGTATCAAAACCAAATAGAAATCCGGCCAATGCTACAACTATAGACCAGTATATTATTTTTTTGTTTTTCATTTTAATTTTTGTTTGGTTAATTTTTATTCTTTCTAATTGAATTTATAAGTCAATAATGGTTTCTCACCTGCTTTCAGTTTTTTATACCTTAACAAAGCTTCTACATAATAGTAATCGCCATAAATGATGGAAGCATCAATTTCTGAACCGGCAGGTTTGTGTCCTGTTGAATGTAGTAAAAGTGCGGTATTCGTATTTTTACTTTGATAATTATCCGAAAGCTCTTTTAACATTCCTTCGGCCTTATCCAAATATTCTTTGGCCAACACGCTATCCTGGGTATAAGTTGACAATTCCAAAAGAGCCGAAGCTACAACTGCAGCTGCCGAAGCATCTCTGGGCGCATTTGGTATCGCTGGATCATCAAAATCCCAATACGGAATCAAATCCTTTGGCAATCGGTCTAAATAAACACGGCTAACCTTATGCGCAAAATCTAAAAATTTAGGATCTTTTGTTTCTCTGTAAACCATCGTATAACCGTATATAGCCCAGGATTGACCGCGAGCCCACATACTGCTATCACTATAGCCCTGATGTGTTACCCCCTTTATTTTTTTGCCTGTTTCTTTATCATAAACTACTACATGGTACGAAGTATAATCAGGTCTGAAATGATTCTTCATCGTGACTGTAGCATGACTAACAGCCATATCATACAATGATTTACTACCTCCATTTTTAGATGCCCAAAACAATAGTTCCAGATTAATCATGTTGTCCATGATCGTATTATGTTGTGGCCATTCCATATTAGGGACTTCACGAGGCCAGGACAAGATTGTACCCACTTTTAGATTGAAAAGTGTAGCCAGAGTATCGGCTGTTTTTAAAATCACTTTTTTGTATTCCGGATTTTTTGTCAAACGATAACCATTCCCATAACTATTGAAAACCTGAAAACCTAAATCGTGATCTAATGCAGGAGTGACAGCAAGTGGTGCTAAATAATTGGTGAATTTATCTGCAGCGGTTTCCCATTTATGGTCCGCCGTAGATTCATATAAATACCAAAGTTGACCCGGCCAAAAACCACTTGTCCAATCCTTATAATCTACAAATTTCCATTGCTTACTTTCAAATGGAATACTCCTTGGAATCGAACCATCATTGGGTATTAATTTTAAGGCATTCGACGATTGTTTCACACAATAAGCTAATTGTGCATCCACATCCAATTTATCATCCAATTTAGTATTAGTAATAGTACTTCCACAGCCCACCAGCATTAAAGTTGCAACAATGGAACCTAAAATTTGTTGTTTAATATTCATAGTAAATTATATATAAATCCTTATTTATTTAAATTCCAATAAACGATGTACCTTTCACGGTGTATATCATAAATTGGTTTCAAAGTATTCGCTGTTCCTTTTATTTTAAACTTTAGAACATTATCATTCTCCTTAACAATGCTTTTTTCTAATTTTTTTCCATCCAGATTCAACTGATTAGAAACACTTCCAGGAACATGGTAATCATAGGTATAATAATCATTATATAGCTTTGGATTACTATAAGGTCCTGGTTCAAGCATGCCTTCTGTTCCCATTGCACCAGCCAACACTATAGGTCCATAGGTTACAGCCGCAACTTTGGGATTATCAGATGTTGGATTGACTTTGATTTGCATATCAAATGAAATTTCAATTGTATCTCCATTATCCCATTTACGGTCTAATACTATATAATTCCCTGGCTTAGCTTTAATGGTTTGCTTTTTTCCGTTTATTTTCACTTCAGCATTAGCTGCCCATGATGGATATCTAATACTAATTGGCATACTAACCGGATTAGCAGTACTAAGAGTGAGTTGGGTATTGCCTAAATTTGGAAAATTGGTTTGCTGTTTTACGACAATTCCTTTTTCCTTCCAGTTCAATTCTGACGGAATAAAAAGATTTACATACAAACCTTTGTTATCATGGTAATAGATAAATTCCCCATATTTTGCCTGATTTTCAAAACCACTTCCCACACAACACCAAAATGAATTTTCGGGCGTACTGTAAACTTTATGTGCACCGGGTTTCATAGGCAGGAAATAAGCAATCATTCCCGTTTTAGGATCCTGTTGCCCTAAGATGTGATTGTAAAGTGCTTTTTCATAATAATCCACATATTTTATTTGTGGGTTATAGCCATATAAATGGCGGGTAAGTTTTAACATATTATACACATTACAAGACTCTCCCGTATAACCGCTTAGATGTTCAGAAAGATGATCCGGTTCAAAAAATTTCTCCTTATCACTATTGCTACCCGTAATAAATGAGTGATGATTAACAACCGTATTCCAGAAGAATTCAGGAATCTCACGATTTTTGTCACCCCCTTCTAGTTCATAGTTACGGGAAAGCCCTATCAATTTAGGAATGTAAGTATTGGCGTGTTTTTTATTGAGATTGTCTACTTTACTCAAAAGCGGATCCAGTGCTTCTTCATGATAAAAAAATTCGGCAAGAAATTTATATTTATTGTCTCCCGTAATTTCATATAGAGTATAAAAAGAGTCATTCATTCCGCCAAACTCATTTTTAAGCATTCTTTTACGCTCTTCATCAGTCAAAGGCTTCAGCTTTTCATAAGCCCAATCAGCCATTCCTTTAACGATTTCCAATGCTGGTTTACTATCACAATAAAGATATTGATCCATTAAACCCGAAAAAAGTTTGTGCTGGGTGTACCATGGCGCCCAAACACTTTTTCCTGCAATAGCTCGATCTATTAAGTTTTGAGGAAACGCACTTAAATAACCTTTTTGATTCAACACTTTTTGTACCTCAACTAATCCTGTAACTAAGCTGTCACTCTTAATTTTATACTTGTTCTCTCCCGTAGCAGCATATAATAAAGCCAAACCGGAAAGGATATGCCCGGTACTATGCCCCCTAAGATCACAATCCAAAGATTCCCAACCGCCTAATTTATCAACCTTAAAATAACCTCCTTCCAAATCACTAAATACACCTGCATTGGTTTTAAAACTGTGTAACAATCGCTTGGCATCAATACTCAAAATCCATTTACTTTCGCGCAGCATATTATCCTTAAATGGGCTGTCCAGTAATTTTACATCTTGGAGGTTAAATCCCAAAACCTTTGCATTTTTGGTATCATCCAGTTTTAATTTCCCCTCGTGTTGTCCGGGATAGTGCGATTGCCCATTCATATTTATTGACAATCCAACAACAAGAACTAAACATTTAATTGTACCGTATTTCATATATTTTTTTAAATTATTTTAGTTCTAATTTTAAGCTCTAAATAGTAACATTTATTAATTTTTGATTCGAAATTTTCTCCCTCTAAAATTCATTCAGCCGAATGATTTTCTCCCTTGATTTATACGCTGTTTTATTAGCATCATAAAAACATTCAATGTTAGTCAGAATTAAAAACTTAATAGATAAATTATGATGCAAACACTATAAATTATAGTTCTTATGAGACAAAAAACTAAGGAATGCTACTCTTAACAGATTTTTTATCTTTTGGCTATCAAATACATGAGTAAAAACTATTATTTTCACTCCTATTTTATAGCTCCTTTTATTCTGAAAAACAGAATCGAAATTTTAAATAAAAAGTTCCATTTAAAATGAACTCATAACACCGTTAATTGACTTTTTAAAACAGAACGAATATTGTCCCTAAAAACAAAAAAAGCAGCTAATCTAACTAAGATTAACTGCTCCTTTAAATCATTTCGAATCGGGTTATTTTACAATAAAAAAACTTTGTTCGACTGACTGAGCTGACTGTAATGTTCCCGCTATTCCATATTGCCATGCCACGACAGTAACTTTAATTGGAAACTTTGCCTTCGGTGGAATTTTAGTAAAATGCAGTTTATTGTCTTCCACATAAGCAGGACCTTCTTTTACATAATAGCTTACTTTAGTTCCTGCACTCGATTGGGCATTCAATGCAATTGTTTCTACACCTACTTTTACATTAGCTATTGGAGAAAAATCAATCGTT
Protein-coding sequences here:
- a CDS encoding glycoside hydrolase family 88 protein; protein product: MNIKQQILGSIVATLMLVGCGSTITNTKLDDKLDVDAQLAYCVKQSSNALKLIPNDGSIPRSIPFESKQWKFVDYKDWTSGFWPGQLWYLYESTADHKWETAADKFTNYLAPLAVTPALDHDLGFQVFNSYGNGYRLTKNPEYKKVILKTADTLATLFNLKVGTILSWPREVPNMEWPQHNTIMDNMINLELLFWASKNGGSKSLYDMAVSHATVTMKNHFRPDYTSYHVVVYDKETGKKIKGVTHQGYSDSSMWARGQSWAIYGYTMVYRETKDPKFLDFAHKVSRVYLDRLPKDLIPYWDFDDPAIPNAPRDASAAAVVASALLELSTYTQDSVLAKEYLDKAEGMLKELSDNYQSKNTNTALLLHSTGHKPAGSEIDASIIYGDYYYVEALLRYKKLKAGEKPLLTYKFN
- a CDS encoding sugar porter family MFS transporter, translated to MKNKKIIYWSIVVALAGFLFGFDTVVISGADKQLQQLWGSSDLYHGLVVMSSALWGTVIGAVFGAIPTNILGRKKTLVLIGVLFFLSAVGTAFANDAVVFSIFRFLGGLGIGASTIAAPTYVSEIAPAKDRGKLVALYQFNIVFGILIAFLSNYLLQDIGENSWRWMLGVQSAPALIYTLLVFGIPESPRWIFEYKKDREKAIAILKQVNSDEEVASEIAAMENEKQHEVLDESIFMKKYRKPLLLAFFIALFNQFSGINAFLYYAPRIFELAGLEKSASFFSSIGIGVVNLIFTLIGISLIDKYGRKTLMYLGSVGYVISLGLVTMAFYFEWKGMAVPLFFFLFIASHAVGQGSVIWVFISELFPNKLRAAGTSFGTSVHWVLAALIPSFIPFLFKEIGATTVFSIFCLMMVWQLLWVFFKMPETKGRTLEELSESLSTQSELNRNQNNFKVEQNEFI
- a CDS encoding glycoside hydrolase family 127 protein, producing MKYGTIKCLVLVVGLSINMNGQSHYPGQHEGKLKLDDTKNAKVLGFNLQDVKLLDSPFKDNMLRESKWILSIDAKRLLHSFKTNAGVFSDLEGGYFKVDKLGGWESLDCDLRGHSTGHILSGLALLYAATGENKYKIKSDSLVTGLVEVQKVLNQKGYLSAFPQNLIDRAIAGKSVWAPWYTQHKLFSGLMDQYLYCDSKPALEIVKGMADWAYEKLKPLTDEERKRMLKNEFGGMNDSFYTLYEITGDNKYKFLAEFFYHEEALDPLLSKVDNLNKKHANTYIPKLIGLSRNYELEGGDKNREIPEFFWNTVVNHHSFITGSNSDKEKFFEPDHLSEHLSGYTGESCNVYNMLKLTRHLYGYNPQIKYVDYYEKALYNHILGQQDPKTGMIAYFLPMKPGAHKVYSTPENSFWCCVGSGFENQAKYGEFIYYHDNKGLYVNLFIPSELNWKEKGIVVKQQTNFPNLGNTQLTLSTANPVSMPISIRYPSWAANAEVKINGKKQTIKAKPGNYIVLDRKWDNGDTIEISFDMQIKVNPTSDNPKVAAVTYGPIVLAGAMGTEGMLEPGPYSNPKLYNDYYTYDYHVPGSVSNQLNLDGKKLEKSIVKENDNVLKFKIKGTANTLKPIYDIHRERYIVYWNLNK
- a CDS encoding gluconate 5-dehydrogenase, with protein sequence MNLFNLEGKTALITGGIHGLGMAMAEGLAKAGAELIITNNVQEPLDVAIEHYRKSGFTATGYVFDVTDEVEAEKQVAAMVANHGKIDILVNNAGIILRVLAIDMPVSDFRKVIDVDLVGPFIMSKLVAKGMIARQSGKIINICSMMSELGRDNVSAYASAKGGLKMLTRNLATEWAKHNIQINAIGPGYFATSQTAPIRVDGHPFNDFIISRTPAGRWGNPEDLAGTAVFLASEASNFVNGQVIYVDGGILATIGKPSNE